From the genome of Gracilinanus agilis isolate LMUSP501 chromosome 2, AgileGrace, whole genome shotgun sequence, one region includes:
- the GPR65 gene encoding psychosine receptor: MNETECIEEQHYVDHYLFPIIYIFVMVISIPANVGSLCVSFLQVKKKNELGVYLFGLSFSDLLYSSMLPLWIHYTWNEDNWMFSPTLCKVSAFLMYVNFYSSTAFLSCISFDRYLAVVYPLKFPYLRTRRIAISISLSIWVIETVFNATIIWKDETYVEYCDTNKSYILCFDKYPLETWKIHFNIFRTCTGYMIPLVIILFCNQKVYKAVKHNQATEIREKKRIIRLLLSITLTFFFCFTPFHALLLILSLGKHSSYIGKQIFKLYRITVALTSLNCVADPILYCFVSETGRSDIWSMLKLCHLSSKSQRKMTASMSTKYSMNLDIIE; encoded by the coding sequence atgaaTGAAACTGAGTGTATTGAAGAACAGCACTATGTAGATCATTATTTGTTTCCCATCATTTATATCTTCGTAATGGTCATCAGTATTCCTGCCAATGTTGGGTCTCTGTGTGTCTCATTTCttcaagtgaaaaagaaaaatgaattaggaGTTTACCTCTTTGGCCTTTCATTCTCCGATCTTCTCTATTCATCTATGTTGCCCCTTTGGATACATTACACTTGGAATGAAGACAACTGGATGTTCTCTCCCACCCTGTGCAAAGTGAGTGCTTTCCTGATGTATGTAAATTTCTACAGTAGCACTGCCTTCCTCTCCTGCATCTCTTTTGATAGATACTTAGCGGTGGTCTATCCTTTGAAATTTCCTTATCTAAGAACAAGAAGAATCGCCATTTCCATCAGCCTATCAATCTGGGTCATAGAAACAGTATTCAATGCCACCATTATCTGGAAAGATGAAACATATGTTGAATACTGTGATACCAACAAGTCTTACATCTTGTGTTTTGACAAATACCCCTTGGAGACATGGAAAATTCACTTCAACATCTTTCGGACATGTACCGGTTATATGATCCCCTTGGTCATAATTCTATTTTGCAACCAAAAAGTCTACAAAGCAGTAAAGCATAATCAAGCCACAGAGATCCGGGAAAAGAAGAGGATCATCAGGTTGCTTTTAAGCATCACgctcacttttttcttttgttttacccCTTTCCATGCTCTGTTGCTGATCCTAAGTCTTGGAAAGCACAGCTCATACATTGGCAAGCAGATATTTAAACTTTATAGAATCACTGTTGCCTTGACAAGTTTGAATTGTGTGGCAGATCCAATTTTGTACTGTTTTGTAAGTGAGACAGGACGATCAGACATATGGAGCATGTTAAAACTCTGCCATCTGTCAAgtaagtctcaaagaaaaatgacagCCTCTATGTCTACAAAATATAGCATGAACTTAGATATAATagaataa